The Arabidopsis thaliana chromosome 5, partial sequence genomic interval ataaaaaagacTCTAAATCTTCAAAGAGCATCTCCATAAGAGTATCTTAACaataaaatgatattatttCTATAGAATTTAGttgtttaattaaatttaaatttgttacaaaattaaCCCAACAATCAAGTGACATGGGTAAAATAGAGTTTCTAAATCATAAGTTTCTCAAAAGTTACATGTGTAATATACCGGCTATGCTTTGGTTTCTGTTGTCTGTGAAGATGATCCTTCTGGAAGGTCTCGAAGGCTTCCTCTGGACTCCCCTTCGATTCATGTTTCTGTATTGACGCGATGTCTAGATCTTCCGTTTGTGACATAGTGAATGAATTAAGAAggggtttgtttctttcagtAGTTTAAGGATGCGTTTTGTAACCTCGGAATTAGTTTGGACTCGGCCACTTGTGTATTTCTAAGTTCTTAGTATTTGATCTTTGGCTTGCTTTGTGGTTACCTTTCCTTCAAGCTTTAGGATTTTAGTAGTTGAGACTCTTGCAGAAGTTTAGGATTGATTGGATTGCACTCATGGCTCCGCTGGGTCGCGCGTTAAGTGTAAAGGTTCCTAGGACGGGGGTTAAGTGAGAGATTTGATTTGTCCTCtcttagtattttattttctgcttGAACTTTCTGATATATCTCCTCTATGTCTTTGATCCTTCTTAGTTTGATCCATTTCTTTTGACCTTGCTAAGATGGTTTCAAGGcttaatttcatattttggcAAAAAACAGATGGAATGCAGTGTTATAGTGGGTTGAAACCGGAGATATTGAGTTAATCTCTCTTCCACCGGTTGTTGAAATATTTTCAAGCCTATGGTAGGTTTTCATGTGCCCCTTTCTCGTAAAATCAACAAGCTGAAGCACTATTGGTATCTCATGTAGTGTTTGAACTACTCTCTTATGTGGTTTAAGATTATTAAGAATTTCACAATGCAAATCACAGATATGTAATCGAGTAGCTATGTGTTTGGCTAAACAAGAGTTTCGCATTCCAATGTATGGTTCctttgattgatatataaaagttacactttgtgaaaaaaaaaaaaaaaaaaaaacaggaatccttcacttttttctattacttttgaaattttttattgtgaTTTTAGATACCCTAATGAAGATGCTATAAAGCAAAtccctctttctttttatttctgctaaacaatatcaaaaattcTGTGCACGAACACATCTCTGCACAAGTTTGGGTCGCCATTTTCAATTATCCCATATTCATTGGAGGAAATACTAAGAATAGAGCATGCTGGAAGTTATCCGATCTTGTTCAAAACGTTGATAGGCTCGTCTGGTTCTCAGAAACAAGACAACACTTGAAGCTAGTCCAATCACCGACAAGCATCCCCACCACATAAACGTTTGGAGATAACAGTCTCTTCCCATACATATAACCGACTCGGTCTTTGACCCAGCCACGCTATGGGATTCATAGACCAAAGCAGCTAAGAAACCGTAGACCAACGATCCTATCGGTATGTTTGTGATGAGGATGTTGTGGTTAACCCCAACGCTATTGGGTCCAAAAAGCTCAGATGTTATGGAAACCGCTGCTGCAAATATGAAACCCGAACTTAGACCGATTAGAGCAGTTCCTGCTTGTAACGCTGCCAAGCTTCCTGATGATGCCAACAAGAAAAGAGCAATTGTGGTTGGTAAAAGAGCAACGGCTAGCCACCCAGTTCTAGCAAAATAAACCTTCCTGCAGAAATTCACATTACAATAACATCATAATCTTCTCATCACGCTAGAACCAGAGGTGTACAAAGGCTTGTGCAAGGGACTTACGCTCTGATATAGTCTGGTGTTGCTGAAAGTAATCTACCGAAGAATGAGAAAGACGAATAAAGCGTGACAAGAGTTGTTGTCTCAGAGCTTTGTCCTAAAGATTGTGCAATCTGTCCCAGGTTGTTGCTGTAAACCAGTCCAATCGTGCCGCCGCAAAAATAGGCTATATAGTAAAGCCAGAAATCTGATCTGCATAAGAGGAAAGATAGAGGATGTTCCTCTCCCAACATTCCAAGCTGATTTCTTGTAATGACCTTTGTGCAACAACATCCGTCGTCATCTTCAATGAAACTCTTCTGATCAGGAGTATTGACAGCTCGCACTACATCATCGTTAAGCAACTGGTAGCCTTCAAGGCTGGCTTCACGTGTCACCATTCCTTTATGCATCTCAAgctcatcaacatcaacaagaATGAAACCAGAACCTTCTAAACGGAAGCTGGAGTGGATGTTGTGTAGATACCAATTGCGAGCGTAGACTAGACCAGGGAGGCATAGAGGAAGAATCAAGAGAAGTATTGATCCACCAAAGAGAAGACGAGCTGAAGTTACATCAGAAGTCTTTGAACGAAAGAGAAGCAGATAAACACCGTTCAAGACCGCTAATATGTTAAGCAATAGAAACATGAGAGAGTCTCTTCGAACTCCATCTGGTGGAAGAGGTTCAAGAGGCGGTTGGCGAAGAATAGGGATGAGTGCAGCAAATGAGACAAAAAGAGGTACAAGAGCGTTTAAGAGTAGGTATAGCTCTGTAGAAACAGGATTGATTGCGTTGTAAGCAAGAGTGTATAAAGCAGCACTTACACCATTAAAGCTCACTGTGAGAGAAAGTGCAAGTGATCTGTTTGCAGGGAAGTTTCTGATGCAGAGCACAAAGCAGACTGTGTTGAACCAACAGATACTTAGCCCAGCTAGCAAACAACACAGAAACACCTGCAATAACATCACAAATTCATAGTTAGTCGCCAGTTCAGTGAGCAACAGcagttttaaaagattcaagacttttataaataaaaaaaattcctaaCAAAATTTCAGATATGATCACAATCTTCTCTCCAAGTAAGTTAATCATTCCTCCCAGGAAAAAAgactcattttttttaattgccTAGTCTCAATGGAAgataattcaaataatttcatatAGACATAACACTTCTATCTGAAAAttcaatattatatttacCACATGAAAAAGATCCTCAAATGCCTACTCATCAAAAAGAATAATTCAGAAGAAAAACCCAACTGCCATTTTCTGCAAGAAAGAACACTATTTAAATGAATTGGCGACAAAGAGGTAGTATTATACACAGACACACAAAACGAAGATCCGATCACAAGGAAACAATAAAGATTCTCGAGATAGTCATCAAGCCAAGCCAAATCAgaacaaagccaaagaaaacACGTGAGACCAACCAGTGAAATGTTACCTACTAATCAAAACAATCAACCATCACCGACTCTTCTTCTGAACTTCCAAAGCTTGATTTCTTCCCATTAGtaaccaagaaaatatttatatcaaaaaaatacGAATTTTAATAACATGTAGAACTAAACTACTAATAAAACTTCAAACATTTCTCGAATTGAACTATACTTCATTCTAtgtattaaaaagaaatgtatGAATTAAGTCATGAACAACATTAGTGTAAAACTTCAATTAAGAACTCCGTTTTgagaaaagagacaaaaactATTCAATGGATTATATATTCATTAGAGCAATAAAGTAACTAAACTACATTAGTTTTCATCTATAATGATTAACCATACTAATAatatcttaaaaataaattcgaAATTTCTGATTTGGTTTTCCACAAATTGATtcatgatcaaagaaacagagacaaagaaaatgttgagaaaaataatttttaccaGAATATAAGGCAAAGAGATGACGTTAGTGATGACGAGCCATTGAACACCATAACCAACGAAACCCATAATCGCCGCCGCGAAAAGAACCGTCCAAAGAGGGAAATACAAGAGTGCAAGTCCCGATGACCAACCGAAAACTTTACCAAGATCCGAAGCGACGGCGAGATAATTCAATTGTACTTGCGAAATCCCTAGAACCGATTTCAAATTCGACGAATACGTCGAGAAATCGAAATTCGTACCGGTGAATGCTTGAATCCAAATCGTCGCTACCAGAATCATCCATTTTCGTGATTGTCCCGCCATCTTTTTCGACCACCGTGTTTTCACAATCTCCGACGTACAGTTCCTGATTCACcggagattttgattttgttttttgtgttctCTCTCACTCGTTTGATTCGAGCTTCTTCACTTGTTTCGACGAATCGAGAAAAAAAAGGACtaaatagagaaacaaatcatGTTGGTTTACGTGGCATCTTCATGTCAGGTATAAATCAACCGATATCGAATCAATTTTACCcggtttagttttgtttgtttgattttcattatgattttggttcggtattgagaaaaaaagttgaaaaccgAGGTCACATCAAATAAAGTAGTATTACATTAATATCAATAATTGATCTCTTCTTTGGTTGGAAACATTAATAATTCACCATAATTCATCACATGttcttttaatagtaataaagttgagaaattttcatttaatagATTACCAACTTTTTGATAATTTACAAACCAGTATTGCTAGGTTTGggcaaaaaactaaaatccaaaatctgaaATCAATCCAAAAAAATGCGGTTccaaaaccgaaccgaatcAAATTGTCATAAAACTCGaacaaattataaatgttTCTACTCAATTATCTGAACCTAAAAAACCGAATAGTACATctaaaaatctgaaataaaattatatatacaaaaatattagttatattatagttataattttcaataaaactgAGATTAAACATTTTATTGTTCATATTCCATAAAAACGATTCTAGTTCCACATGAAGTTGTGAGAAACATCGTCCGGATCCTTTCAAACCAAGTTGGACGATTCATTTGTTGGAGAACTTGGAAGCTATATATAATCCAACCTTAGCAACTCTATGTATGTATCTGGCAAGATAGCAAGTTTGTGTAATTTTCCAAAAGACGAATAGAGAATTTCATGAGTAACTTgtagaaagaatttttcaaaatggTAATTTCTTTGAAGAATTTTTCCAAGAAATatctacaaaaacattttacttAATAATGAATCTTGGTGTCAAAATGAACTATTAATAGTATTACATTAATATCAATAATTGATCTCTATTTTGGATCGTTTAACAGCAAAAaagagattctttttttttacagcaaaAAGAGAGCTTTTTTCGTTGGAACATTAATAATTCATCACATGTTCCTTAATAGTaataaatttgagaaatttcatttaatagtcagcaaaatattttttgcatataattttcaaaatgatgttttttagagtattttccaataaatttctacaaaaaaacagTTAATAAATCCTGGTGTAAATATGATTGATAATAAATTTGGTTCAGTTAAGTcctttcaaatattttcaattgctttggttttggttcggttcaaGCGGCTCGGTCTCGATTCAAAATGCTTAGAGCTCACAGATGGGAACTCTTTTCGTTTACGTTTGGGATGGCAAACAAAGCCCTAATCATACGTATATTTACCTTCTCCGACACGCTACCATAACACAACCCAAAGAACAGTGACATAGCTACATGAATACTTACCCTCTCTAATATAAGTCAAGCTTTAGATATAACAAGAACCAAAAGTGGAACAAGTTTATCAAACAGACAAGCAACCAACTTGGAACAAGCCTATTGAtaattgagagagagagagagagagagacctaGTACAAGCTAAATTGGTTCCTACTAGAGCGTTAACATATAATGAGTATCTGACATTAGAACCTACCATTTGTTGATGGGTTCACGAAGGCTTTAGTCTCTCGTTTAGGAACCTGAAGTCCCACCCTTGAACCTGAAGACCCACCATTTGCTGATGGGCTTGGTGCTTCAACAGAGCAATGAAGCTCAGGTGGTGTTGGGTTTTCTTTATGAAACATGAGTTTGGCAATAAGGTCCGCTGAAATATCAATGTCAAGCTTATAATCTGCTGCAAGTTCAACGATGGCTTTCAATCTTCCAACATCTTTGTTATCAGCCTAAAAGAtgaatcaaaaacatatacacaTGAGTGAGCATAAATGACCAAGATTAATCACATGAACCAGTTCTTACTTTTTCCAGCGCAGAGCGTTTTAAATCGATGACCGCTTTCATTAAGAGATTTTGGGCTGAGAAGTCTTTAAGGTCGAACAAAGATACAAGTCGGGCTGCAGGTATATAATGACGGTTGTTTATGAGGCCTATAACATAATCTGCAAAAGATAGGAAAAGAGTCAGAAGACCTTGCTTCATACTTCTGTTTTTATGTATCAGAAATGTCTTAGAACCCAACCGGGGATCTTTAGTTTAAGACCAAGGGAATGAAAGAGTTTTGGACCCTGTTTGTAATTAGAAACAGATGTGACAAGTAGAGCAgtcttttcttcattgatcaaactctTTAATTCATATGCCAcaatgaacaacaaaaacgCCAAAGCCTCGAGAGATGATCTTGGAGCTTCAATGTTTATCAACCTTTTCCAAAGAGTAGCAACCTGTGTCGCCTTGAGCTGCAGTTGAGACTGGTCCCATCTTTTAATTTCTGCTAGCTCttcaaaaaacagaaccaaattCTTCAGCAGTAACTCCCCTAAACCAGATTCTTTTTTTCGATGAACATCCATAATTTCTCCCTCCACTAAATTCAGAACATATCCTCTTGGATTACGTTTAGCTCTAAGAACATTGGAAACTTCAAGGTGACCAAGATTAACTGATGAGATTTCATAACGCATGAGATGATCTCCACTAAACTGCTCAGCCTCTGCTGCAACAGGCTGCTGCTCGTGCTTAACAAATACACTACTCGTCGTTctcaactctttcttcttcagctcaaGTTCTCTTTGAGTATTCTGCACTGATTTCTTCAGCTCAATGAGTGTTGTTTCCTCTGACTTGATCTGATTCCTTAGCAAATCAAGTTACTTTCTTTTGTCACCTGCTTCAATCTCTGCTGCTTTAATCTCTCGCTTTTTAGCTTCAAGTGCATCTGTTTGTTTCTCAATATGGTTTTCCTCTGACTTGATCTGATTCCTTAGCAAATTTAGTTCCTTTTCTTTGTCACCTGACTCAATCTCTGCTGCTTTAATCTGCTTCTGGACTTTCCCCAATTTCAAGCTCAGAACTTGAAGCTTGTTCTCCTTGGTTTCAACTTCCCGAGACTTCTTTTCGATATCGGTTTCAAGCATATCAAGATGGTCCTGTACACTCCTCAATATCCCAGCTGAATCAGCTTTGTATTTCTCCAAAGACTTACAGATTTTCCGTCTCTTAGACTCACTGTTGAGTCTAGTGACAGTGAGTGTTAACTCATCCTCAACACAAGTCTTCTCCATCGCAACAAGTAATGGCTTCaacagtaacaacaacaacaacaaaaccttAACACAGTGAACCTGCAAATCCGATtacaagagaaaaacaaaatgggtAAATGCAGGAAACAAGCTCTTAGATCTAAAACACAACGTTcttcagaaacaaaacacattcTCCATAGCCAAAACCGACCAAACAGAGTAAGATTTTAGGCAAATGTAAGAAACTAAGCCCTAAACgaataaataacaaagaatcaaacataCCCTAGAAGCTAAACATCAGCAGTAACACAAAATTCaggaagaaatcaaaataggTCACCGAAGAGAAGATCAGAAGAACATCTAAAAAAAGACTAACTTTGAAATTACGAAGgtaaggaagaaaaagaaagagcaaaaacaaattagagagagaaagaaagagtaaaggaaacgtacaaagagaaaaagtagCTGACTTGAGAAGTTGGCAATTTCGTGTGTTGTAGTGAGAGTCTGCACTGAAGAAGActgacaaaagaagaaagatggacATTAATGGAGCCAAGAAGATACTTTTTTAGTGAAATTGTTATAGCCGTTGTGATGGGCTTACTAAGATTTAAGGCCCATTGGGTTTTTATCAAGTTTACTTATCTTTTTTGGataaacttgttttcttatagaTTTCGATGGAGATTAATGGCGTCGCCTCTCAAATTGTTGTAGCCGTTGTGATGGGCTTACTAGGATTAAAGGcccattgtttttttcatcaaatttagTTATCTTTTTGTATTATTGTCCACTAGAGaagttttttaagaaatttatatttattggtttttacattttatacagagtgtgaaaacaaaaaaaagttgctttaaatgatttttttcttaatgataTTTCTTTAAGTTTACGCCGTTCTTTAATTATATACGTTATTAAGAATCGAAACTGATAATGAATTTGTAGAATTAACTCTTAGAATTTCCTTTTATTATTCATGAGAACAGTTGGAAAAGTAGAACGTACGTTACTTAAGAAAACTATTGAAACTGATCAAGATGAAAAATTGAgttatgaaaaaagaaaacaacgtAGTGGATCATCCGACGAGTAGACGGTTTTGGACAGGACCATTAGGACAATCTTCGGCTGGAACATAGAGAATAACACGGTTGCAACAATTGATCGATGGTAAATAAACACCTTGAGGGTAAATGAAAGCAGTCACAAGTGGATTGTCACTTTCTATTGTTGCCTTTGCTTGAAGTCCACTCACTCCTCTTAGCTCTGGCCACTCCACCTTCATTCCTAGACACACCAAACTACAAATCTTTAATCTTTGGTATTATAATAAGGTTTGTAGAAACACATTTGGTCAATTAGGGTTACATTAggtttttggtttcagttttCTTAGAATGTTCCAACGTACTTTGAACCTAGCTAGTGATATAATCCAAACCGAATCTAAAACATCTAGAACATGAACTTTGACAAATGGAAAATATAAATCGATTTGTTAGAATGATTGGTAGAGTTTTCTCAAGTTCATTTGTAGAAGCGAG includes:
- a CDS encoding inhibitor of trypsin/hageman factor-like protein, whose product is MKVEWPELRGVSGLQAKATIESDNPLVTAFIYPQGVYLPSINCCNRVILYVPAEDCPNGPVQNRLLVG
- a CDS encoding Major facilitator superfamily protein (Major facilitator superfamily protein; FUNCTIONS IN: molecular_function unknown; INVOLVED IN: biological_process unknown; LOCATED IN: endomembrane system; EXPRESSED IN: cultured cell; CONTAINS InterPro DOMAIN/s: Nodulin-like (InterPro:IPR010658), Major facilitator superfamily, general substrate transporter (InterPro:IPR016196); BEST Arabidopsis thaliana protein match is: Major facilitator superfamily protein (TAIR:AT4G19450.1); Has 35333 Blast hits to 34131 proteins in 2444 species: Archae - 798; Bacteria - 22429; Metazoa - 974; Fungi - 991; Plants - 531; Viruses - 0; Other Eukaryotes - 9610 (source: NCBI BLink).), with protein sequence MAGQSRKWMILVATIWIQAFTGTNFDFSTYSSNLKSVLGISQVQLNYLAVASDLGKVFGWSSGLALLYFPLWTVLFAAAIMGFVGYGVQWLVITNVISLPYILVFLCCLLAGLSICWFNTVCFVLCIRNFPANRSLALSLTVSFNGVSAALYTLAYNAINPVSTELYLLLNALVPLFVSFAALIPILRQPPLEPLPPDGVRRDSLMFLLLNILAVLNGVYLLLFRSKTSDVTSARLLFGGSILLLILPLCLPGLVYARNWYLHNIHSSFRLEGSGFILVDVDELEMHKGMVTREASLEGYQLLNDDVVRAVNTPDQKSFIEDDDGCCCTKVITRNQLGMLGEEHPLSFLLCRSDFWLYYIAYFCGGTIGLVYSNNLGQIAQSLGQSSETTTLVTLYSSFSFFGRLLSATPDYIRAKVYFARTGWLAVALLPTTIALFLLASSGSLAALQAGTALIGLSSGFIFAAAVSITSELFGPNSVGVNHNILITNIPIGSLVYGFLAALVYESHSVAGSKTESVICMGRDCYLQTFMWWGCLSVIGLASSVVLFLRTRRAYQRFEQDRITSSMLYS